One Candidatus Cloacimonadota bacterium genomic window carries:
- a CDS encoding endonuclease III, with the protein MKKKKFDINLAFRRLEPVVRNLDAPVVEFVAIQNNDPFRILIATILSARTTDQITTRVIEKLFKRVTDFVSLQKLSLKEIEELIYPAGFYRQKAKQLQKLPVIIKEQFNGQIPSEIDDLIKLPGVGRKTANLVRAVAFGKPAICVDTHVHRITNRWGYVKTKTPLETEMTLRKKLPKKYWLKTNSYLVAFGQKICRPIGTKCNDCPLYDICPSFRMK; encoded by the coding sequence ATGAAGAAGAAAAAATTTGATATCAACCTTGCCTTCCGGAGACTAGAACCGGTCGTAAGAAACCTTGATGCCCCTGTCGTAGAATTCGTTGCCATCCAGAACAATGACCCGTTTCGTATATTGATCGCTACCATTCTTAGTGCCAGAACAACTGATCAGATAACTACCAGAGTCATTGAAAAACTCTTCAAGAGAGTCACTGATTTTGTATCACTACAGAAGCTTTCTTTAAAAGAGATAGAGGAATTGATTTATCCTGCCGGTTTCTATCGTCAGAAAGCGAAACAGCTTCAGAAATTACCAGTGATCATCAAGGAGCAGTTCAATGGTCAAATACCCTCAGAAATAGATGATCTGATCAAACTACCCGGAGTAGGCAGGAAAACTGCAAATCTGGTCAGAGCCGTTGCCTTTGGTAAACCAGCCATCTGTGTAGATACTCACGTGCATCGTATTACCAATCGTTGGGGTTATGTTAAAACCAAGACACCATTAGAAACGGAAATGACACTAAGAAAAAAACTGCCCAAAAAATATTGGTTAAAAACAAACTCATATTTGGTCGCATTTGGGCAAAAGATTTGCCGTCCGATAGGCACGAAATGCAATGATTGCCCCTTATACGACATCTGCCCCAGTTTTAGAATGAAATAG
- a CDS encoding NAD-dependent deacylase gives MSVVTKYRFSSNNRVAILTGAGISAESGIKTFRDADGLWENHRVEDVATPEAFIRDPELVWKFYRARHEQALTVTPNAGHHALKDLEDFLGDNFLLITQNIDGLHTVAGSQRVVEMHGSIHRTFCVDCGISVSSLEALKQESIPKCRGCNSMLRPDVVWFGEVPYHLETIIRWLRDLDFFITVGTSGVVYPAAQFLMTAKYAGTTTIGINLDPPENLRFIDEFHQGLSSKLLPELVKQWIG, from the coding sequence TTGTCGGTTGTTACCAAGTACCGTTTTAGCAGTAACAATAGAGTAGCTATTCTAACAGGTGCCGGTATAAGTGCTGAGTCAGGTATCAAAACTTTTCGTGATGCAGATGGTCTTTGGGAGAATCATCGTGTTGAGGATGTAGCAACACCAGAAGCATTTATCAGAGATCCCGAACTTGTCTGGAAGTTTTATCGAGCCCGCCATGAACAGGCATTAACTGTGACACCAAATGCCGGTCACCACGCTTTGAAAGATCTAGAAGATTTTCTGGGTGACAATTTCTTGCTCATAACCCAGAATATTGATGGGCTGCATACCGTGGCAGGTTCTCAGAGAGTAGTAGAAATGCACGGTTCGATCCATCGTACCTTCTGTGTTGATTGTGGAATAAGCGTTTCATCTCTAGAGGCACTCAAGCAAGAAAGTATTCCCAAGTGTCGGGGATGTAATTCCATGCTTCGCCCTGATGTTGTCTGGTTTGGTGAAGTTCCTTATCATCTAGAAACAATAATCCGCTGGTTACGTGATCTCGATTTCTTCATTACAGTCGGAACAAGTGGTGTGGTTTATCCTGCTGCTCAATTTCTGATGACTGCCAAATATGCAGGGACAACAACCATTGGCATCAATCTTGATCCGCCGGAAAACTTGCGCTTTATTGATGAATTTCATCAAGGATTATCCAGTAAGCTACTCCCGGAACTTGTCAAGCAGTGGATAGGTTGA